The sequence CAGCAGGATGGGGGGGCCAAAGGGAGGTTCTTAGCTGCCCCTCCCACCAGGTGGACATCCACATCATGACTCAGCCACCGTCCGGGGAGTGGGTCCACTTTGACACGCTCGTCACCAACAGCAGCGGGAGAATCTCCTACACGATCCCCGAGGAGCAGCGTCTGGGCGTCGGCGTCTACCCCATCAAGATGGTGGTCAGGTGGGGACGGGCTTCGGGGAGGGGGGAGCGGGCTGTCCACGCCAGAGAGAACCTGTGACGCTCTGGAGGGGCGGCCGCCCTCCTGGGCATCCTCGGGGACGCA is a genomic window of Gracilinanus agilis isolate LMUSP501 unplaced genomic scaffold, AgileGrace unplaced_scaffold52399, whole genome shotgun sequence containing:
- the LOC123255793 gene encoding membrane-associated phosphatidylinositol transfer protein 2-like produces the protein VDIHIMTQPPSGEWVHFDTLVTNSSGRISYTIPEEQRLGVGVYPIKMVVRGDHTFADSYITVLPKGTEFVVFSIDGSFAASVSIMGSDPKVRAGAVDVV